In the Bifidobacterium catenulatum PV20-2 genome, one interval contains:
- a CDS encoding phosphoketolase produces the protein MTSPVIGTPWKKLNAPVSEEAIEGVDKYWRAANYLSIGQIYLRSNPLMKEPFTREDVKHRLVGHWGTTPGLNFLIGHINRLIADHKQNTVIIMGPGHGGPAGTAQSYLDGTYTETFPKITKDEAGLQKFFRQFSYPGGIPSHYAPETPGSIHEGGELGYALSHAYGAVMNNPSLFVPAIVGDGEAETGPLATGWQSNKLINPRTDGIVLPILHLNGYKIANPTILSRISDEELHEFFHGMGYEPYEFVAGFDNEDHLSIHRRFAELFETVFDEICDIKAAAQTDDMTRPFYPMIIFRTPKGWTCPKFIDGKKTEGSWRSHQVPLASARDTEAHFEVLKNWLESYNPEELFDENGAVKPEVTAFMPTGELRIGANPNANGGVIREELNLPALEDYEVKEVAEYGHGWGQLEATRRLGVYTRDIIKNNPDSFRIFGPDETASNRLQAAYDVTNKQWDAGYLSSQVDEHMAVTGQVTEQLSEHQMEGFLEAYLLTGRHGIWSSYESFVHVIDSMLNQHAKWLEATVREIPWRKPISSMNLLVSSHVWRQDHNGFSHQDPGVTSVLLNKCFNNDHVIGIYFPVDSNMLLAVAEKCYKSTNMINAIIAGKQPAATWLTLDEARAELEKGAAEWEWASTAKSNDEAQIVLASAGDVPAQEIMAAADKLNELGIKFKVVNVVDLVKLQSTKENDQAISDADFAELFTEDKPVLFAYHSYARDVRGLIYDRPNHDNFNVHGYEEQGSTTTPYDMVRVNNIDRYELVAEALRMIDADKYAEKIDELEAFRQEAFQFAVDNGYDHPDYTDWVYSGVNTNKQGAVSATAATAGDNE, from the coding sequence ATGACGAGTCCTGTTATTGGCACCCCTTGGAAGAAGCTGAACGCTCCGGTTTCCGAGGAAGCTATCGAAGGCGTGGATAAGTACTGGCGTGCAGCCAACTACCTCTCCATCGGCCAGATTTATCTGCGTAGCAACCCGCTGATGAAGGAGCCTTTCACCCGCGAAGACGTCAAGCACCGTCTGGTCGGTCACTGGGGCACCACCCCGGGCCTGAACTTCCTCATCGGCCACATCAACCGTCTCATCGCTGATCACAAGCAGAACACTGTGATCATCATGGGCCCGGGCCACGGCGGCCCGGCTGGTACCGCTCAGTCCTACCTGGACGGCACCTACACTGAGACCTTCCCGAAGATCACTAAGGACGAAGCTGGTCTGCAGAAGTTCTTCCGCCAGTTCTCCTACCCGGGCGGCATCCCGTCTCACTACGCTCCGGAGACTCCGGGTTCCATCCACGAAGGTGGCGAGCTGGGTTACGCCCTGTCTCACGCCTACGGTGCTGTGATGAACAACCCGAGCCTGTTCGTTCCGGCCATCGTCGGCGACGGCGAAGCTGAGACCGGCCCGCTGGCTACCGGCTGGCAGTCCAACAAGCTCATCAACCCGCGCACCGACGGTATCGTGTTGCCGATCCTGCACCTCAACGGCTACAAGATCGCCAACCCGACCATCCTGTCCCGCATCTCCGACGAAGAGCTTCACGAGTTCTTCCACGGCATGGGCTATGAGCCGTACGAGTTCGTTGCTGGCTTCGACAACGAGGATCACCTGTCGATCCATCGTCGTTTCGCCGAGCTGTTCGAGACCGTCTTCGACGAGATCTGCGACATCAAGGCCGCAGCTCAGACCGACGACATGACTCGTCCGTTCTACCCGATGATCATCTTCCGCACCCCGAAGGGCTGGACCTGCCCGAAGTTCATCGACGGCAAGAAGACCGAAGGCTCCTGGCGTTCCCACCAGGTTCCGCTGGCTTCCGCCCGCGATACCGAGGCTCACTTCGAAGTCCTCAAGAACTGGCTCGAGTCCTACAACCCGGAAGAGCTGTTCGACGAGAACGGTGCTGTGAAGCCGGAAGTCACCGCATTCATGCCGACTGGCGAACTGCGCATCGGTGCCAACCCGAACGCTAACGGTGGTGTGATCCGCGAAGAGCTGAACCTGCCGGCTCTCGAAGACTACGAGGTCAAGGAAGTCGCCGAGTACGGCCACGGCTGGGGCCAGCTCGAGGCAACCCGTCGTCTGGGCGTCTACACCCGCGACATCATCAAGAACAACCCGGACTCCTTCCGTATCTTCGGACCGGACGAGACCGCTTCCAACCGTCTGCAGGCCGCTTACGACGTCACCAACAAGCAGTGGGATGCCGGCTACCTGTCCTCCCAGGTTGACGAGCACATGGCTGTCACCGGCCAGGTCACCGAGCAGCTCTCCGAGCACCAGATGGAAGGCTTCCTCGAGGCCTATCTGCTCACCGGCCGCCACGGCATCTGGAGCTCCTACGAGTCCTTCGTGCACGTGATCGACTCCATGCTGAACCAGCACGCCAAGTGGCTTGAGGCTACCGTCCGCGAGATTCCGTGGCGCAAGCCGATCTCCTCCATGAACCTGCTCGTTTCCTCCCACGTGTGGCGTCAGGATCACAACGGCTTCTCTCACCAGGATCCGGGTGTCACCTCCGTCCTGCTGAACAAGTGCTTCAACAACGATCACGTGATCGGCATCTACTTCCCGGTGGATTCCAACATGCTGCTCGCTGTGGCTGAGAAGTGCTACAAGTCCACCAACATGATCAACGCGATCATCGCTGGCAAGCAGCCGGCCGCTACCTGGCTGACCTTGGACGAAGCTCGCGCTGAGCTTGAGAAGGGTGCTGCTGAGTGGGAGTGGGCTTCCACCGCCAAGTCCAACGACGAAGCCCAGATCGTTCTCGCCTCCGCTGGCGACGTTCCGGCTCAGGAGATCATGGCTGCTGCCGACAAGCTCAACGAGCTCGGCATCAAGTTCAAGGTCGTCAACGTTGTGGATCTGGTCAAGCTGCAGTCCACCAAGGAGAACGATCAGGCTATCTCCGACGCTGACTTCGCTGAGCTGTTCACCGAAGACAAGCCGGTTCTGTTCGCTTACCACTCCTACGCCCGTGACGTGCGTGGTCTGATCTACGATCGCCCGAACCACGACAACTTCAACGTCCACGGCTACGAGGAGCAGGGCTCCACCACCACCCCGTACGACATGGTTCGCGTGAACAACATCGACCGTTACGAGCTCGTTGCCGAAGCTCTGCGCATGATCGATGCTGACAAGTACGCCGAGAAGATCGACGAGCTCGAAGCCTTCCGTCAGGAAGCCTTCCAGTTCGCAGTCGACAACGGCTACGATCACCCGGATTACACCGACTGGGTCTACTCCGGTGTCAACACCAACAAGCAGGGTGCTGTCTCCGCTACCGCCGCAACCGCTGGCGATAACGAGTGA
- the pta gene encoding phosphate acetyltransferase produces MSLTSVTIISPEAANGRNVVALGVTKAFAATKKTAVFRPAVCRKETFTDVLLEASNSGLSREQSVGVCPKRARTDKEGSRADIVAAYTEAIETAQPEAVVVVGTDKSAINDPSIFAFNADVAADLKSVVLLAVCTINRTPEQVLGTVEASKTIIENAGSKVAGVFITGCKDEQVEPLKEEFAAYEVPVWTLPAVDFDEEDAVAKATEAFEANVNAEELISAVEAPFKAPTTPYAFQYSLLGKAKADKRTIVLPEGTEDRIIKAADYLLERDIVDLIIVGDKESILARGEELGLRSLEKAQFQAKDDEEVLAPMVAKLCELRAKKGMTEEQARKQLTDDSYFGTMLVVLGKADGLVSGSINSTANTVRPALQVIKTKPGSSLVSGAFLMCFKDHVAVFSDCAINLNPSAEQLAEIAIQSAETAKAFGLDPKVGMLSYSTLGSGKGPDVDLVEAATALVKEKAPDLAVVGSIQFDAAWSPTVAATKAKGNDVAGHVNVFVFPDLCAGNIGYKAVQRSSGAVAVGPVLQGLNRPVNDLSRGATVQDIINTVALTAIEAQ; encoded by the coding sequence GTGAGTCTAACCAGCGTCACCATTATCAGCCCTGAAGCAGCAAACGGCCGCAACGTCGTGGCCCTTGGCGTCACCAAGGCATTCGCAGCTACCAAGAAGACGGCCGTGTTCCGTCCGGCGGTTTGCCGCAAGGAAACCTTCACCGACGTTCTTCTTGAAGCAAGCAACTCGGGGCTGAGCCGTGAACAATCCGTCGGTGTTTGCCCGAAGCGTGCACGCACCGACAAGGAAGGTTCCCGGGCCGATATCGTGGCCGCCTACACGGAAGCCATCGAAACCGCCCAGCCTGAAGCCGTGGTTGTTGTCGGAACGGACAAATCCGCCATCAACGACCCGTCCATCTTTGCGTTCAATGCTGACGTAGCTGCTGATCTTAAGTCTGTCGTGCTTCTTGCCGTATGCACCATCAACCGCACTCCGGAACAGGTCCTGGGCACTGTCGAGGCGTCGAAGACCATCATTGAGAATGCAGGAAGTAAGGTCGCCGGCGTGTTCATCACCGGGTGTAAAGATGAACAAGTGGAACCTCTCAAGGAGGAGTTCGCAGCTTACGAGGTGCCGGTGTGGACGTTACCCGCCGTTGATTTTGACGAGGAAGACGCCGTGGCCAAAGCTACTGAGGCATTCGAGGCGAATGTCAACGCCGAAGAGCTTATCTCCGCTGTTGAGGCTCCGTTCAAGGCACCGACCACGCCATACGCATTCCAGTACAGTCTGCTGGGCAAGGCCAAGGCAGACAAGAGAACCATCGTGCTTCCGGAAGGAACCGAAGACCGCATCATCAAGGCGGCCGACTATCTGCTCGAGCGTGATATCGTCGATCTGATCATCGTCGGAGACAAGGAAAGCATTCTCGCCCGCGGCGAGGAGCTTGGACTCAGATCCCTTGAAAAGGCGCAGTTCCAGGCCAAGGATGACGAGGAAGTGCTCGCTCCGATGGTCGCCAAACTGTGCGAGCTGCGCGCCAAGAAGGGCATGACCGAGGAACAGGCACGCAAGCAGCTCACCGATGACAGCTACTTTGGCACCATGCTCGTGGTGCTCGGCAAGGCAGACGGTCTCGTTTCCGGATCCATCAACTCCACGGCCAACACCGTACGTCCGGCACTGCAGGTCATCAAGACCAAGCCGGGATCCTCCCTCGTGTCCGGCGCGTTCCTCATGTGCTTCAAAGATCATGTCGCAGTGTTCTCGGATTGCGCCATCAATCTGAACCCGTCCGCGGAACAGCTGGCGGAAATCGCCATCCAGTCCGCCGAAACGGCGAAGGCGTTCGGCCTCGATCCGAAGGTCGGCATGTTGTCGTATTCCACGCTGGGATCCGGCAAGGGACCGGATGTCGACCTCGTGGAAGCAGCAACCGCACTCGTGAAGGAGAAGGCTCCGGATCTCGCGGTTGTCGGCTCCATCCAGTTCGACGCGGCTTGGTCGCCGACCGTCGCAGCCACCAAGGCCAAGGGCAACGATGTGGCGGGCCACGTCAACGTGTTCGTGTTCCCGGATCTGTGCGCGGGCAACATCGGGTACAAGGCCGTCCAGCGTTCCTCCGGCGCAGTGGCCGTCGGACCGGTGCTGCAGGGCCTGAACCGACCGGTCAACGACCTGAGCCGTGGCGCGACCGTGCAAGACATCATCAACACTGTTGCCCTGACCGCCATCGAAGCCCAGTAA
- a CDS encoding acetate/propionate family kinase, which translates to MAKTVLVINSGSSSIKYQLVDLETGEGIASGLVEKIGEPVDGHYKHEFNGEKHELEEPIHDHEQGLKRVLGFFNEFGPKLDEAGIVAVGHRVVQGGSIFPNPALVTDKTINQVKDLAVLAPLHNGPEAKGAEVMRALLPDVPQIFVFDSSFFFQLPKAASTYALNKEIADQYHIRRYGAHGTSHEFISSVVPDVIGKPAEGLKQIVLHIGNGASASAEVSGKPVETSMGLTPLEGLMMGGRTGDIDPAVVFHLIRNAHMNVDELDALFNKRSGMMGMTGFGDLREVHRLVAEGNEDAKLALDVYVHRIVGYIGNYTAQMGGVDVITFTAGVGENDDVVRKMVCDKLAPFGVKLDEEKNATRSKEPRIISTPDSKITICVIPTNEELAIARKSAAIAEVGEDTYGNVFSK; encoded by the coding sequence ATGGCGAAAACCGTCCTTGTCATCAATTCCGGTTCCAGCTCTATCAAGTATCAGCTGGTTGATCTTGAAACCGGTGAAGGTATTGCTTCCGGCCTGGTCGAGAAGATCGGCGAGCCGGTTGACGGCCACTACAAGCACGAGTTCAACGGTGAGAAGCATGAGCTGGAAGAGCCGATCCACGACCACGAGCAGGGCCTGAAGCGCGTGCTCGGCTTCTTCAACGAGTTCGGCCCGAAGCTGGACGAGGCTGGCATCGTGGCAGTCGGCCACCGCGTGGTGCAGGGCGGTTCCATCTTCCCGAACCCGGCTCTGGTCACCGACAAGACCATCAACCAGGTCAAGGACCTCGCTGTGCTCGCGCCGCTGCACAACGGTCCGGAAGCCAAGGGTGCTGAAGTCATGCGTGCGCTCCTGCCGGACGTTCCGCAGATCTTCGTGTTCGATTCCTCCTTCTTCTTCCAGCTGCCGAAGGCCGCAAGCACCTACGCGCTGAACAAGGAAATCGCCGACCAGTACCACATCCGCCGTTACGGCGCCCACGGCACCTCCCACGAGTTCATCTCCTCCGTGGTGCCGGACGTCATCGGCAAGCCGGCTGAAGGCCTCAAGCAGATCGTGCTGCATATCGGCAACGGCGCTTCCGCTTCCGCAGAGGTCTCCGGAAAGCCGGTCGAGACCTCCATGGGTCTGACCCCGCTCGAAGGCCTCATGATGGGTGGCCGTACCGGCGATATCGATCCGGCCGTCGTCTTCCACCTGATCCGCAACGCCCACATGAACGTGGATGAGCTCGACGCTCTGTTCAACAAGCGTTCCGGCATGATGGGCATGACCGGTTTCGGCGATCTCCGTGAGGTTCACCGTCTGGTCGCCGAAGGCAACGAGGACGCCAAGCTGGCTCTCGATGTCTACGTGCACCGCATCGTCGGCTACATCGGCAACTACACCGCTCAGATGGGCGGCGTAGACGTGATCACTTTCACCGCAGGCGTCGGCGAGAACGATGACGTGGTCCGCAAGATGGTGTGCGACAAGCTCGCTCCGTTCGGCGTCAAGCTGGACGAAGAGAAGAACGCCACCCGTTCCAAGGAACCGCGCATCATCTCCACCCCGGATTCCAAGATCACCATCTGCGTCATTCCGACCAACGAGGAGCTGGCAATCGCCCGCAAGTCCGCGGCCATCGCAGAAGTAGGCGAAGACACTTACGGCAACGTCTTCTCCAAGTGA
- a CDS encoding acyltransferase family protein has translation MIVVIRRRFVGLNGLKGIALIAIVLYHCDQGSLRGGFLGVDIFFTISGFLIFSSLLNHIDSGRGIGFKEYYLRRLRRIYPALILMIPVTVSLAWFINQDMLVDIKNQIVTAMLGCYNWYAIGSGASYFSQMNPDMFRHLWFMSVLMQFYLLAPLLIYLLRKILVRWVPVAVLAGLAVCSALSMGLQYHPGTDPTRVYFGSDTHAMGLWLGAMLAWLLMIIRRGNGRPEETAIMERACLVWSKIGPAAAFVALLILLWMMQHVEQGPAAFYGGIFAASLLSVVLVAGSIPFGSWIQDLLVFKPFDVVGRYSYGIYLWHWPLWLFTKAMFPQWGARHLGWMLLITLALTACCTAMSWKLVEQPVARGRFIAMIRPLPENGMWDAARCWITIVVVLSTCLMSGYVVDNVPKQTSVERALEENARMLKEQQGMNLDFNRKHPPTPRKPVHTMPNGQQMVAFGDSVMLASSKGLQSVFPGITVDAETSRSMTKALGLIDQTKSQPEGLRQWVLVGLATNSAVTDGQLNDVLNDIGPNHVLVLINAHAPVSWVPRTNDALSNFAAAHSENVVLVDWDATISAYPDELAGDGIHPDMSNTLYAQAVKDAITNWIKQGH, from the coding sequence TTGATTGTTGTGATAAGACGTCGTTTTGTCGGTCTGAATGGCCTCAAGGGCATCGCCTTGATCGCGATAGTGTTGTATCACTGCGACCAGGGCTCGCTGCGGGGCGGATTCCTAGGTGTTGACATATTCTTCACCATTTCAGGTTTTCTGATTTTCTCGTCGTTGCTGAATCATATTGATTCCGGCAGGGGAATAGGTTTCAAGGAATATTACCTCAGGCGTCTGCGCAGAATATACCCGGCGTTGATTCTGATGATTCCCGTCACCGTATCGTTGGCATGGTTCATCAACCAAGACATGTTGGTGGACATTAAAAACCAGATAGTGACGGCTATGTTGGGTTGTTACAACTGGTATGCCATCGGTAGTGGCGCCAGCTATTTCTCGCAGATGAATCCAGACATGTTCCGTCATCTGTGGTTCATGTCGGTGCTGATGCAGTTCTATCTGTTGGCTCCTTTGCTGATCTACCTGCTTCGAAAAATTCTGGTACGTTGGGTACCAGTGGCAGTACTTGCCGGACTTGCCGTGTGTAGTGCGCTTTCCATGGGATTGCAGTATCACCCGGGAACCGATCCAACCAGAGTGTATTTCGGTTCAGACACGCATGCCATGGGACTTTGGCTAGGTGCCATGCTGGCATGGCTGCTGATGATCATACGGCGTGGCAACGGTCGTCCGGAAGAAACGGCGATCATGGAACGTGCTTGTCTGGTCTGGAGCAAGATCGGCCCTGCGGCGGCTTTTGTGGCATTACTGATTCTGTTATGGATGATGCAGCACGTTGAACAGGGTCCTGCTGCCTTCTATGGAGGGATTTTCGCGGCCTCGCTACTTTCAGTGGTTCTGGTCGCTGGTTCCATTCCTTTTGGATCTTGGATACAGGATCTGCTGGTGTTCAAACCATTTGATGTGGTCGGCCGATATTCATACGGCATTTACCTGTGGCATTGGCCTTTATGGTTGTTCACCAAGGCGATGTTCCCCCAGTGGGGTGCGCGGCATCTTGGATGGATGCTGCTAATCACACTCGCTCTTACCGCATGTTGTACCGCCATGTCGTGGAAGTTGGTGGAACAGCCTGTTGCCCGAGGCAGATTCATCGCCATGATTCGTCCTCTTCCGGAAAATGGCATGTGGGATGCTGCCAGATGCTGGATAACGATTGTCGTGGTATTGAGTACATGCTTGATGTCTGGATACGTGGTGGACAACGTGCCAAAGCAGACCAGTGTGGAACGCGCGCTGGAAGAGAATGCGAGAATGCTGAAAGAGCAGCAGGGCATGAATCTCGACTTCAATAGGAAGCATCCACCAACGCCCAGGAAACCCGTACACACCATGCCTAATGGACAGCAGATGGTCGCATTCGGTGACTCGGTGATGCTCGCCTCCAGTAAAGGTTTGCAATCCGTTTTCCCTGGAATCACTGTTGATGCGGAAACCTCACGTTCGATGACCAAGGCGTTGGGACTTATAGACCAGACCAAAAGCCAGCCGGAAGGTTTGCGCCAATGGGTGCTGGTCGGCTTGGCTACGAATTCAGCGGTGACCGATGGCCAGCTCAATGACGTACTGAACGACATTGGACCGAATCATGTGCTTGTGCTGATTAACGCGCATGCCCCCGTGTCTTGGGTCCCCAGAACGAACGACGCGTTGAGTAACTTCGCGGCCGCCCATTCCGAGAACGTTGTTCTCGTTGACTGGGATGCTACGATTTCGGCGTATCCTGATGAGCTTGCCGGAGATGGTATTCACCCTGACATGTCCAATACGCTGTACGCCCAAGCCGTTAAGGATGCGATTACGAATTGGATCAAGCAAGGACACTGA
- a CDS encoding nucleobase:cation symporter-2 family protein: MNKRGFVVSEEKKKDNTNEKKGVSFEALSSLDAPVSFWKGIPFGLQHVMAMFVANLAPIFLVASAANMSAEQSATIIQAGLLVAGLGTCLQLYGVWLIGSRLPMVTGISFTYVAAAMSISQNQGYGAVAGAVVLGGLLEVVLGLTAKYWRRFVPPIVSAIVVTSIGFSLLSVGATSFGGGSGAKDFGSWQNLTLGLISLVACLAFQLLMKGTAKQLSVLFGLVVGYIVAIFMGKVDFSGFSNLQVVSVPHFMPFQLEFDPGAIISFALLYVVSSVEVLGDTAALTKVGLDRQPTDKETAGAIAGDGLISSVSGLFGCLPLTSFAQNIGLVAMTKVVNRKVILSGGLILVIASFVPAVAEVFNSLPQAVLGGCTIMMFGNIILSGFQMISEAGYTQRNITIAALSLTIGIGFTQVGDIFVNFPSLFQSIFASNCIAVSFVVAVLLNALLPSEEHFLSAPQHQEN, from the coding sequence ATGAATAAGAGAGGATTCGTTGTGAGCGAAGAGAAGAAGAAAGACAACACGAACGAAAAGAAGGGCGTTTCCTTTGAAGCACTAAGCAGCTTGGACGCACCTGTTTCGTTCTGGAAGGGCATCCCGTTCGGCCTGCAGCATGTCATGGCGATGTTCGTGGCCAATCTGGCTCCGATTTTCCTAGTGGCTTCCGCCGCCAACATGAGTGCCGAGCAGTCTGCCACAATCATTCAGGCCGGTCTGCTGGTGGCAGGTCTGGGTACCTGCCTGCAGCTGTACGGCGTGTGGCTGATCGGCTCCCGACTGCCAATGGTCACGGGCATTTCCTTCACATATGTGGCCGCCGCCATGTCGATCTCCCAGAATCAAGGCTATGGTGCGGTTGCCGGCGCGGTCGTGCTTGGCGGCCTGTTGGAGGTAGTGCTTGGTTTGACCGCCAAGTATTGGCGTCGCTTCGTGCCGCCGATCGTATCCGCGATTGTGGTTACGTCGATTGGTTTTTCGCTGCTTTCTGTTGGTGCCACCAGTTTCGGCGGCGGTTCCGGTGCTAAGGATTTCGGAAGCTGGCAGAATCTCACGCTCGGTCTAATTTCGCTGGTCGCCTGCCTGGCTTTCCAGCTGCTGATGAAGGGTACCGCCAAGCAGCTTTCCGTGCTGTTCGGCTTGGTTGTCGGCTATATTGTCGCGATTTTCATGGGCAAGGTTGATTTCTCTGGATTCTCGAATCTGCAGGTCGTGTCCGTGCCGCATTTCATGCCTTTCCAGCTTGAATTCGATCCGGGTGCGATTATCTCCTTCGCCTTGCTGTACGTCGTGTCTTCCGTAGAGGTGCTCGGCGATACCGCGGCGCTCACCAAGGTTGGTCTCGACCGTCAGCCTACCGATAAGGAGACTGCGGGCGCCATCGCAGGCGACGGTCTCATCTCCTCCGTCTCCGGTCTGTTCGGCTGCCTTCCGTTGACGTCGTTCGCACAGAATATCGGCTTGGTCGCCATGACCAAGGTCGTCAACCGTAAGGTGATTCTTTCCGGTGGCCTGATTCTGGTGATCGCAAGCTTCGTTCCTGCCGTGGCGGAAGTGTTCAATTCCCTGCCGCAGGCCGTGCTTGGCGGTTGCACCATCATGATGTTCGGTAACATCATCCTGTCTGGCTTCCAGATGATTTCCGAGGCCGGCTACACGCAGCGCAACATCACCATCGCAGCGTTGAGCCTCACCATCGGCATCGGTTTCACGCAGGTCGGTGACATTTTCGTCAACTTCCCGTCGCTGTTCCAGTCCATCTTCGCATCCAACTGCATCGCTGTGTCGTTCGTTGTGGCCGTGCTGCTGAATGCGCTGCTGCCGAGTGAAGAGCATTTCCTGTCGGCTCCGCAGCATCAGGAAAACTGA
- a CDS encoding xanthine phosphoribosyltransferase, which yields MKELEERIRLQGTVKPGNVLKVDAFLNHQCDVELFDRMGAAWAEHFAGKTINKILTIEASGIGIACVAARHFDNAPVVFAKKAQSINLDGDQYTTTVYSFTKQKEFPVIVSKRYLNEGDHVLLLDDFLANGKALKGLINLCHDAGATVEGIGIAVEKGFQGGGDELRAAGYDVDSLAIVESMDPETGAIEFRS from the coding sequence ATGAAGGAGCTCGAAGAGCGCATTCGCCTGCAGGGTACCGTCAAGCCGGGTAATGTGCTGAAAGTGGACGCTTTCCTCAACCACCAGTGCGATGTCGAATTATTCGACCGCATGGGTGCCGCTTGGGCGGAGCATTTTGCCGGTAAGACCATCAATAAGATCCTGACCATTGAAGCTTCCGGCATTGGTATCGCCTGTGTTGCCGCACGTCATTTCGACAATGCACCTGTGGTGTTCGCCAAGAAGGCGCAGTCCATCAATCTCGATGGCGACCAGTACACCACCACTGTCTACTCCTTCACCAAGCAGAAGGAATTTCCCGTCATCGTGTCCAAGAGGTACCTCAACGAAGGCGACCATGTGCTGTTGCTTGATGACTTCCTAGCCAACGGCAAGGCTCTAAAGGGCCTGATTAATCTGTGCCATGATGCCGGAGCGACGGTCGAGGGCATCGGCATCGCAGTGGAGAAGGGTTTCCAAGGCGGCGGCGATGAGTTGCGTGCAGCGGGATACGACGTCGATTCCCTGGCAATCGTGGAGTCGATGGATCCGGAAACCGGTGCCATCGAGTTCCGCTCCTGA